One segment of Rosa chinensis cultivar Old Blush chromosome 6, RchiOBHm-V2, whole genome shotgun sequence DNA contains the following:
- the LOC112173263 gene encoding UDP-rhamnose/UDP-galactose transporter 3 translates to MEKEKKSPVSDVGAWGMNIVSSVGIIMANKQLMSPAGFAFGFATTLTGFHFSVTALVGFISNASGYSASKHVPLWELIWFSLVANASITGMNLSLMLNSVGFYQISKLSMIPVVCVMEWIIHGKNFSREVKIAVAVVVVGVGICTVTDVKVNAKGFLCACVAILCTSLQQISIGSLQKKYSVGSFELLSKTAPIQAISLLILGPFVDYFLTGKLLTDYKMTSGAFAFILLSCSLAVFCNISQYLCIGRFSAVSFQVLGHMKTVCVLTLGWLLFDSALTFKNLMGMALAVVGMIVYSWAVEAEKQTKTSLPSTLTEEDLKPLKEGIAEIPVNGEAKV, encoded by the exons atggagaaggaaaagaagTCTCCAGTTTCCGATGTGGGAGCGTGGGGTATGAATATTGTGAGCTCCGTGGGCATTATCATGGCCAACAAGCAGCTTATGTCCCCTGCTGGCTTTGCTTTTGGCTTTG CTACAACTTTGACTGGCTTCCACTTCTCTGTTACTGCATTGGTTGGTTTCATATCGAATGCATCTGGGTACTCAGCATCAAAACATGTTCCTCTGTGGGAACTTATTTGGTTCTCTCTTGTAGCCAATGCCTCAATCACCGGGATGAACTTGAGTCTCATGCTTAACTCTGTCGGGTTTTATCAG ATATCGAAGTTGAGCATGATTCCGGTGGTCTGTGTGATGGAGTGGATTATCCATGGTAAAAACTTCTCAAGGGAAGTCAAGATCGCTGTGGCAGTGGTCGTAGTAGGTGTGGGCATATGTACCGTCACCGATGTTAAAGTTAATGCCAAAGGCTTTCTCTGTGCTTGTGTGGCCATCTTGTGTACATCATTACAACAAATT TCAATTGGTTCATTACAGAAGAAATACTCAGTAGGCTCATTTGAATTGCTCAGCAAGACAGCTCCAATTCAAGCTATCTCCCTTCTCATTCTTGGTCCATTCGTTGATTACTTTCTTACTGGAAAACTTTTAACAGATTACAAAATGACTTCTGGTGCATTT GCTTTCATACTACTCTCATGCTCCCTAGCAGTATTCTGCAACATCAGTCAGTACCTCTGCATCGGAAGATTCTCAGCCGTGTCATTCCAGGTTTTAGGCCACATGAAGACCGTCTGTGTCTTGACATTGGGGTGGCTACTCTTTGATTCAGCGCTCACATTTAAGAACTTGATGGGAATGGCTCTTGCAGTTGTCGGCATGATAGTTTACAGTTGGGCTGTAGAGGCTGAGAAGCAAACTAAGACATCCCTCCCAAGCACTCTCACAGAAGAAGATTTAAAACCACTGAAAGAGGGAATTGCAGAAATCCCAGTGAATGGTGAGGCTAAagtatag